A region of Dictyostelium discoideum AX4 chromosome 1 chromosome, whole genome shotgun sequence DNA encodes the following proteins:
- a CDS encoding AhpC/TSA family protein: MTKLKVGNIAPDFEAKNYLGQIVTLKEFKEKSQPIVLYFYPKDNSPECQKSCEFRDKYQKSIEAGAEVIGVSSDGEDSHKSFVSKYSLPFTLLTDKHSKLAKLYGVNGILLPGRKTFIIDKHGFMAVFMMVYSVQLLMSMNL, translated from the exons atgacaaaattaaaagttggaAATATTGCACCAGATTTTGAAgctaaaaattatttaggtCAAATAGTcacattaaaagaatttaaagaaaagagTCAACCAATTGTTTTATACTTTTATCCAAAAGATAATAGTCCAGAATGTCAAAAG AGTTGCGAATTTAGAgataaatatcaaaaatcTATAGAAGCAGGTGCAGAAGTAATTGGAGTCAGTAGTGATGGTGAAGATAGTCATAAATCATTCGtttcaaaatattcattACCATTCACATTATTAACAGATAAACATAGTAAATTAGCTAAATTATATGGTGTTAATGGTATATTATTACCAGGTAGaaaaacatttattattgataaacATGGATTTATGGCAGTATTCATGATGGTTTACTCAGTTCAACTTCTCATGTCGatgaatctttaa
- the mcfE gene encoding mitochondrial substrate carrier family protein, with amino-acid sequence MENKKESSLLYILTGATSGLLADSIMHPVDTVRARVQIEKVGKSQYKGTFNALNQIIKNEGVSYLYKGFPIVATATVPAHALYFLGYEYSKQWVTDRYGKKWGESTITHFSAGFVADALGSLIWVPMDIIKQRLQVQTNTQKLNPNQTYYKGSFHAGKIILQEEGIRGLYRGFMPALATYGPFVGIYFSVYEKCKSTISSLLSKEKDQYLPIPYQLGSGFFAGAFAAAVTCPLDVIKTRIQVQRSTEKQIYKGMWDSFKTILKEEGPKAFVKGMGARIWWIAPGNALTIASYEQLKYLFKDLI; translated from the exons atggaaaataaaaaagaatcttcattgttatatattttaacaGGTGCAACAAGTGGACTTTTAGCAGATTCAATTATGCATCCAGTTGACACAGTTAGAGCAAGAGTTCAAATAGaa AAAGTTGGAAAATCACAATATAAAGGTACATTTAATgcattaaatcaaattataaagaaTGAAGGAGTTAGTTATCTTTATAAAGGATTTCCAATTgtagcaacagcaacagtaCCAGCACATgcattatattttttaggATATGAATATAGTAAACAATGGGTAACCGATCGATATGGTAAGAAATGGGGTGAGAGTACTATTACACATTTTTCAGCAGGATTTGTAGCGGATGCATTAGGATCATTAATTTGGGTACCAATGGATATCATTAAACAGAGATTACAAGTTCAAACCAATacacaaaaattaaatccgAATCAAACCTATTATAAAGGTAGTTTTCATGCAggtaaaataatattacaagAAGAGGGTATCAGAGGATTATATCGTGGATTTATGCCAGCATTAGCAACGTATGGACCATTTGTTGGAATTTATTTCTCAGTTTATGAAAAATGTAAATCAACCATCTCTTCATTACtatcaaaagaaaaagacCAATACCTACCAATACCATATCAATTAGGTTCTGGTTTCTTTGCTGGTGCATTTGCTGCCGCTGTCACTTGTCCTTTAGATGTCATTAAAACTAGAATTCAAGTACAACGTTCAActgaaaaacaaatttataaaGGTATGTGGGattcatttaaaacaatCTTAAAAGAAGAAGGTCCAAAAGCATTTGTAAAAGGTATGGGCGCTAGAATTTGGTGGATTGCTCCTGGTAACGCTTTAACAATTGCATCTT atgaacaattaaaatatttatttaaagatttaatttaa
- the dhkE gene encoding HisK family protein kinase, which translates to MDKLKINNNLSPPSSPSSSTTTPNLSSTNLENNLNSNINNNINNFNLNNSTNTFNNSNNIIINNNNNNNNNNNNNNNNNNNNSNNNNNNINNNNPNVNSPNEVILNNNFLKQNKKGFFKRNKKMIEIFLPPKFKSPIYRRCCILLGECGVYVFIYMFFLIFLRSFYPIFICGIVSMIVLYIVSTKTTKYKLVALIYIFVQSILNFTFFLQITNNFNNNTVNINNTDDYSNEVIEFSKLNFLFIMNLILSLISIQIFFPKFTFSITLTCSLNIFNIIIHLISIYSLNTKKLIVFQNLIVPITVSFLLSFYSYILSIDNQEIEAKEKRFRNIFDTSSEALVIHKNGLIIDVNSTFEKIFQIKQSDLINGTIWEYLPELESFFQNTNGNSKYTNQSLQQQLQQQQQQQQQLYNTITNGGNNKQTSTTSANSTPRYNNYNNNNINSNNLNNLNVFNNLNNLNNLNNNNNNHHIHKVSRSNTGLSDSSSIFDDSDSVDFFSMKNINKCPIVLDTVGITPCGSEFCAQVKIERKKDMLIGSGTSSFNLLNNNNNNNNNNNNNNNNNNNNNNNNNNSNNNNNNNSNNNNNNNNINNNISNNIINNNNNNNNSGIITNLSQQSNNLSTTNLNTSSKIINHKHKNSKQDFDVMSIVDISAKKKLMIADQALRRAEELNQAKINFLTTVSHEVRTPINGILASVEILDGSQLDVTQRDFLSCIKQSADYLLDLITDILDFSKIEAGKFELDRVEFNLITMLEESINIVYRTAQERGIEVLTFIDPDVPIILIGDPYRVKQCVLNFLSNAIKFTHKGQVMVKVSIVDQINNNNNNNNNNNNNNNNNNNNNNNNNNNNNNKIVGFSNNNNNNNNNNNNGNNGILNFKLSFSVEDSGVGIKEEVLDCLFTPFHQLGGSPRKYLGTGLGLSISKKLTTLMGGEIGVKSVYGVGSAFSFTSILSTTSTTPISLQSLGSSLSIALNNLSPTIPKISGFIYDDNIHTSNSLFNFLKLMNINLKIINPIINNNNNNNNNNNNNNNNNNNNNNNNNNNNNDNNNNNNNNNDNNIDQQQLKFEFENEIDKYCNVEDDNNNVILIITNQLSNDNLNYFKDKINQLNNSIYWFVLCDNGLKAIDPFYYGIVKKPNNLLNLVDTVFKVYNCQLPQDLYQLLTNGSKDDYKNYLKYRNVVIKKITEDNEKKQQQQQQQQQQMGDTLSSTKSPQYTNLPPLDISSSSNGSLNKSNRSNLLRKSSSVYSDHVAITRGMVQVNRSPRPSTPPPLFNLKGNNSNPNSTELNSTNSVNGNPNNDSTLETIEPLNISETVGDLCSSGSVINNSNFIINNNFLTSSPYGSCLTPNSGTTSPSIPININNNDNNNNNNNNNNNNNNNNNNNNNNNNNNNNNNNNSFKKLEPDNFSPPPSILINDNNIIPALNVTTPITISTSTSSSSSLLINNEINNKSTTSKRPSFIPPLDIQSKKLIINTADENHKNNCIIDFEQIFGQDGKQQPQQQQQQQQQQQQQQQQQQQQQQQQQQQQQQQQQQQQQQQKLNIGNQQQQQILSSPRLQSQLLSNCDSLGNTPPVTPHRRNALIVDDTELNRKVLAQLLRRMDWSVSFAENGIEALKEITSERCFDIIFMDCQMPILDGFETTKLLRLRELENNWKPLNIVALSADSSSSFGQVCFDCGMNGYLGKPITLITLKDTLLKWGGYRD; encoded by the exons atggataaattaaaaattaataataatctatcACCCCCTTCTTcgccatcatcatcaacaactactccaaatttatcatcaaccaatttagaaaataatttaaatagtaatataaataataatattaataattttaatttaaataatagtaccAATAcctttaataatagtaataatattattattaataataataataataataataataataataataataataataataataataataataatagtaataataataataataatattaataataataatccaaatgttaattcaccaaatgaagttatattaaataataattttttaaaacaaaataaaaaaggattttttaaaagaaataagaAGATGATAGAAATATTTTTACcaccaaaatttaaatcacctATTTATAGAAGATGTTGTATATTATTAGGAGAATGTGGAGtttatgtttttatttatatgttctttttaatatttctaaGAAGCTTCTATCCAATTTTCATTTGTGGTATTGTATCAATGATTGTATTATATATCGTTTCAACCAAAACAACCAAATATAAATTGGTTgcattaatttatatttttgtccaatcaattttaaattttacattctttttacaaattacaaataatttcaacaataatacagtcaatattaataacactGATGATTATTCAAATGAAGTAATTGAATtctcaaaattaaatttcttgTTCattatgaatttaattttatctttaattagtattcaaatattttttccaaaatttacattttcaaTAACATTAACTTGttcattaaatatatttaatattataattcatttaatttcaatttattctttaaatactaaaaaattaatt gtatttcaaaatttaattgtacCAATAACagtatcatttttattatcattttattcttatatattatcaattgataatcaaGAGATTGAagcaaaagaaaaaagatttCGTAATATTTTCGATACAAGTTCCGAAGCATTGGTAATTCATAAAAAtggtttaataattgatgtaaattcaacatttgaaaagatatttcaaattaagcaatcagatttaattaatggaaCCATTTGGGAATATTTACCTGAACTGGAatcattttttcaaaatacaAATGGTAATAGTAAATATACCAATCAatcattacaacaacaattacaacaacaacaacaacaacaacaacaattatataatacaattacaaatggcggtaataataaacaaacttCAACTACAAGCGCAAATTCAACTCCAAGATataataactataataataataatattaatagtaataatttaaataatttaaatgtttttaataatttaaataatctaaataatctaaataataataataataatcatcataTACATAAAGTATCACGATCAAATACGGGATTATCagatagtagtagtatttttgatgatagtgatagcgtagatttcttttcaatgaaaaatataaataaatgtcCGATCGTATTGGATACTGTCGGAATTACACCTTGTGGTTCAGAATTTTGTGCTCAAGTTAAaattgaaagaaaaaaagatatgTTAATTGGTAGCGGTACCAgtagttttaatttattaaacaataataataataataataataataataataataataataataataataataataataataataataataataatagtaataataataataataataatagtaataataataataataataataatattaataataatatttctaataatattattaataataataataataataataatagtggtataATAACGAATTTATCACAACAATCgaataatttatcaacaaccaatttaaatacatcaagtaaaattataaatcataaacataaaaattcaaaacaaGATTTTGATGTAATGTCAATTGTTGATATAAGcgcaaaaaagaaattaatgattgCTGATCAAGCATTAAGAAGAGCGGAAGAATTGAATCAAgctaaaatcaattttttaacaACTGTTAGTCATGAAGTTAGAACACCAATTAATGGTATATTGGCAAGTGTTGAAATTTTAGATGGTTCACAATTGGATGTTACACAACGTGATTTCCTAAGTTGTATAAAACAGTCTGCTGATTATCTATTGGATTTAATTACAGATATTTTAGATTTCTCAAAGATTGAAGCTGGTAAATTCGAATTGGATAGAGTTgaattcaatttaattaCAATGTTGGAAGAGAGTATAAACATTGTCTATAGAACCGCTCAAGAAAGAGGTATTGAAGTTTTAACTTTTATTGATCCTGATGTACCAATAATTCTAATTGGTGATCCTTATCGTGTCAAACAATgtgttttaaatttcttatcAAATGCAATAAAATTCACTCATAAAGGTCAAGTAATGGTAAAAGTTTCAATTGttgatcaaattaataataataataataataataataataataataataataataataataataataataataataataataataataataataataataataaaattgttggtttttcaaataataataataataataataataataataataatggtaataatggtattttaaattttaaattatcattttcagtTGAAGATTCTGGAGTTGGTATTAAAGAAGAAGTTTTAGATTGTTTATTTACACCATTTCATCAATTAGGTGGATCACCAAGAAAATATTTAGGTACTGGATTGggattatcaatttcaaagaaGTTAACAACATTGATGGGTGGTGAAATTGGGGTTAAAAGTGTTTATGGTGTTGGTTCAGCATTTTCATTTACATCAATACTTTCAACTACTTCAACAACTCCAATTTCATTACAATCATTGGgttcttcattatcaattgcattaaataatttatcaccaACAATACCTAAAATAAGTGGTTTCATttatgatgataatattcatacttcaaattcattatttaatttcttaaaattaatgaatataaatttaaaaattattaatccaattataaataataataataataataataataataataataataataataataataataataataataataataataataataataacaataatgataataataataataataataacaataatgataataatattgatcaacaacaattaaaatttgaatttgaaaatgaaattgataaatattgtaatgttgaagatgataataataatgtaatattaataataactaatcaattatcaaatgataatttaaattattttaaagataaaattaatcaattaaataattcaatttattgGTTTGTATTATGTGATAATGGATTAAAAGCAATTGACCCATTTTATTATGGAATTGTAAAGAAACCAAATaaccttttaaatttagttgATACGGTTTTCAAAGTTTACAATTGTCAATTACCACAAGATTTATATCAGTTACTTACAAATGGTTCAAAAgatgattataaaaattatttaaaatatagaaatgtagttattaaaaagattactgaagataatgaaaagaaacagcaacaacaacagcagcaacaacaacaaatgggAGATACATTATCAAGTACAAAATCACCACAATATACAAATTTACCACCACTTGATATAAGTAGTAGTTCAAATggttcattaaataaatcaaatagaTCAAATCTTTTACGTAAAAGTTCGAGTGTTTATAGTGATCATGTTGCAATTACAAGAGGTATGGTTCAAGTTAATAGATCACCACGTCcatcaacaccaccacctttattcaatttaaaaggtaataatagtaatccCAATAGTACTGAATTGAATAGTACAAATAGTGTAAATGGAAATCctaataatgattcaactTTGGAAACTATTGAACCTTTAAATATTAGTGAAACTGTTGGTGATCTTTGTTCAAGTGGTAGTGTTatcaataatagtaatttcattattaataataatttcttaaCAAGTTCACCATATGGTAGTTGTTTAACTCCAAATAGTGGTACTACTTCACCTTCAATcccaattaatattaataataatgataataataataataataataataataataataataataataataataataataataataataataataataataataataataataataataataatagttttaaaaaattagaaccTGATAATttttcaccaccaccatcaatattaataaatgataataatataataccAGCTCTTAATGTAACAACACCAATTacaatatcaacatcaacatcgtcatcgtcatcattattaataaataatgaaataaataataaaagtacaACAAGTAAAAGACCATCATTTATTCCACCTTTAgatattcaatcaaaaaaattaataatcaatacTGCTGAtgaaaatcataaaaataattgcattattgattttgaacAAATTTTTGGACAAGATGgaaaacaacaaccacaacaacaacaacaacaacaacaacaacaacaacaacaacaacaacaacaacaacaacaacaacaacaacaacaacaacaacaacaacaacaacaacaacaacaacaacaacaacaaaaattaaatattggtaatcaacaacaacaacaaattttgTCATCACCAAGGTTACAAAGTCAATTATTAAGTAATTGTGATAGTTTAGGTAATACACCACCAGTTACTCCACATAGAAGAAATGCATTGATTGTTGATGATACTGAACTGAATAGAAAAGTTTTGGCTCAATTATTAAGAAGAATGGATTGGTCCGTTTCATTTGCAGAAAATGGTATAGAAGCATTAAAAGAGATCACAAGTGAAAGATGTTtcgatattatttttatggaTTGTCAAATGCCAATTCTTGATGGTTTTGAAACAACTAAACTTTTAAGATTACGGGAACTTGAAAACAATTGGAAACCTTTAAATATTGTTGCTCTTTCTGCTgattcttcctcttcttttgGTCAAGTTTGCTTTGATTGTGGTATGAATGGTTATTTAGGTAAACCAATCACTTTGATAACTCTAAAAGATACCCTTTTAAAATGGGGTGGATATAgagattaa